In the Populus trichocarpa isolate Nisqually-1 chromosome 1, P.trichocarpa_v4.1, whole genome shotgun sequence genome, attcttaaggtgagaaacgaaggagaagaaaaaatgaacttaatgggcggtcacttgaacttatatggcagttttaccgacggattcaccgacggatataaaattaattattattttaatttattccgtcggtgatcgggtggcatttcaagtaattatttttgaactctctgtgaaatgtcgacggacttaaggccgtcggtgtggccgtcggtgattgggtggcatttcaagtaattattttcgaactctctgtgaaatgccgatggactaagtccgtcggtgtggccgtcggtgatgtggtggcatttcaagtaattatttcatgtcacaaaatatatcatccatgatcaataattatttcaagtaattatctcataattgtggcatttcaactaattatttcaagtaataaatattttatgtttcaaaatatatatatatatatatcattcataatctaaattacatgaaaaaaagggttttacatagggcttcattttggtagttagtcagaattttcttcttctttgtcatcaattgaattgtcatcaccttcatcgcaatctgcaatatgaatatcatcttcttcatcgatatttggttgtccgctagagctcaaaacaaaatttaactcctctgtgtcaacatcaacaagactatcatcgaaaacatgaaaatttgaattttcttccaattcaatcgaaggagcaactcgatatggttcaaccacctcactaacttgaaagacttcatctcgcacacttgtgtcttcgttctcatcctgaacaacctcgacacgaccccggggtttcgtttttaaaacaaacaaccaatccactcttgatcgatcctttctaaatgaaggggtgtatgtgtaataaacttgttgacattgctttgcgaaaacaaagacatcgtttatgttgtggagtctagcttttgagttgatttcgaccagaccatagtgcggatcaactctgattcctctgtcagtcgtgtcataccaatagcatttgaataaaaacactatattctgctcgttatgatattgcagttcgacgacctcttctaatctaccatagtagtcaacttctaactcactactagtggatcctttaacacaaacaccgctgttgtatgtctttcttccttgcccgtattcttcagtatggaaaacatatccattgacaaaatacctaTTGTAgcatttacattttctttcaggccccaggcttagtgaagacaatgatttaggtgcactccttcccatttgataaaccttgtatgtaatgtacatcaataaacagtaaatgaacgagaatctcgtaatgacatgcatacgtacagtaattttgcaagttagaatgagtttgtgatagtgcttacatgtgttctgaaccacgtggcaaactgctcatcttgtaattgaaagatctgggattcggtcagctgtgagttattggagagcaaatattgacgatgttgcctgcaagtgataatgagtgtatgatattacaatatataattaacagtatattactaacaaattttaattagtaaacttactgaataaaaggtctcagctcatcacagttaaatagaacatagttgtgtgcttgtttgaactctatttccgacaaatatcttcctcttacggcatttttaggtgtgggtcgtccagtattggagaatattgacaagttcccactggaaggcacttcaccgtcatcatcatgccgtggaacgcgattgattctcgttctcagatgaggttcgaaatagtacgagataaatgttgagatctcctcaacaatataggcctcacatatcgaagcctcaacatgcgccttgttcttaacctttttcttaagattaaacaagtacctgcattgaaatattaatcaagtattttcaattaagaaaaacatataaaatacttttatatatgaattacattgcaactataatatctaaccgtttgaatgggtacatccatctatattggaccggtcctccagcttttgcctcgaacggtagatgtatagggagatgctccattgagtcaaaaaatgatggagggaatatcatctcaagtttgcatagtgtctcgacgatattcatttgaagcctctcaatgtgatcaacattcaacttgctggagcatatatctctgaagaaatgactgatctccgtgagtgcatcccatattccctttggcaacaaatcacaaaaagctaatgg is a window encoding:
- the LOC127905201 gene encoding uncharacterized protein LOC127905201 → MLEKNAQLLVYKWLKSLRFSDGHASNISRLVNIEDCRLYGMKSHDCHVFMQTLIPLAFCDLLPKGIWDALTEISHFFRDICSSKLNVDHIERLQMNIVETLCKLEMIFPPSFFDSMEHLPIHLPFEAKAGGPVQYRWMYPFKRYLFNLKKKVKNKAHVEASICEAYIVEEISTFISYYFEPHLRTRINRVPRHDDDGEVPSSGNLSIFSNTGRPTPKNAVRGRYLSEIEFKQAHNYVLFNCDELRPFIQQHRQYLLSNNSQLTESQIFQLQDEQFATWFRTHVSTITNSF